A region of Elusimicrobiota bacterium DNA encodes the following proteins:
- the priA gene encoding primosomal protein N', which produces METRLAEVAFPIPLRRVFDYRVPPDLDGALRPGHRVWAPFGRRAGQMGIVLRRHEPEAGGLPAAKMKPLEGLVEPDPALDDRDLALAHWMADRYSCSLGEALFTVCPLGRRRPPKRPPAERHRIQESPGLHQPTEEQAAALARLLPALAGGEHRRFLLQGVSASGKTEVYRRVLSASLDGGRGALLLVPEIGLTPQMEDQLRGWFGDALEIWHSEMANGERWRVWRRAREGRARVIVGPRSALFLPVSPLGVIIVDEEHDPSYKQDNAPHYHARDAAEEKARLHGALLILGSATPSLETDTRARAGDIERILLSRRVKNRPFPVVRRVDMKKEGWYLSDTLVAALRERLERGEQSLLFLNRRGYSTHVECAACGWESRCPQCAVSLVLHRAGTAGPSLRCHTCQVVQPLPEHCPTCGGAVLTPSGRGTQRVAADIATLFPAARCLRWDRDAVAARHGHERVYRDVLEGRVDIIIGTQMIAQGHDFPNVTLVGVLDADRSLSFPDFRAAERTFQLLMQVAGRAGRAGRPGEVVIQTRHPDHYALRAVAERDFDAFAKEEIEYRREASYPPFTRMAHAVVRARTESGAEEGAEALVHWLEAGPPPKGSMILGPAPAFHRKKAGWEQWQVVLKTPADRLAPLLSRVNAFVPPAGTSVALDVDPEGMA; this is translated from the coding sequence ATGGAAACTCGTCTGGCCGAGGTGGCCTTCCCCATCCCCCTCCGCCGCGTTTTCGACTACCGCGTTCCCCCCGACTTGGACGGGGCGCTCCGGCCGGGTCACCGCGTGTGGGCGCCTTTCGGACGCCGGGCGGGCCAGATGGGAATTGTTCTCCGCCGGCACGAACCGGAAGCCGGGGGCCTGCCGGCCGCAAAGATGAAACCTCTGGAAGGATTGGTGGAACCGGACCCGGCGCTGGACGACCGGGACCTGGCTCTGGCCCATTGGATGGCCGACCGCTATTCCTGTTCCCTGGGCGAAGCGCTGTTCACCGTTTGCCCCCTGGGCCGCCGCCGGCCGCCCAAACGCCCCCCCGCCGAACGGCATCGAATCCAAGAATCGCCCGGACTCCACCAACCGACCGAGGAACAGGCGGCCGCCCTGGCGCGCCTGCTTCCCGCGCTCGCCGGCGGAGAACACCGCCGGTTCCTGCTCCAGGGCGTGTCGGCCTCCGGCAAAACGGAAGTCTATCGCCGGGTCCTCTCCGCCTCGCTGGACGGTGGGCGGGGGGCCCTTTTGCTCGTGCCGGAAATCGGATTGACGCCGCAAATGGAAGACCAGCTCCGGGGCTGGTTCGGCGACGCCCTGGAAATCTGGCACAGCGAAATGGCCAACGGCGAACGCTGGCGGGTGTGGCGCAGGGCCCGAGAGGGCCGGGCCCGCGTCATCGTGGGCCCGCGTTCCGCCCTGTTCCTCCCCGTGTCGCCCCTCGGCGTCATCATCGTGGATGAAGAACACGACCCCTCTTACAAGCAGGATAACGCCCCCCATTACCATGCGCGTGACGCGGCCGAGGAAAAAGCCCGACTGCATGGGGCGCTCCTGATTCTCGGAAGCGCCACGCCCTCGCTTGAAACCGACACCCGCGCCCGCGCGGGAGACATCGAACGGATCCTCCTCTCCCGCCGGGTGAAAAACCGGCCGTTCCCCGTGGTGAGGCGGGTGGACATGAAGAAAGAAGGGTGGTACCTTTCCGACACCCTCGTGGCGGCTCTCCGGGAACGGTTGGAACGCGGCGAACAGTCCCTCCTGTTCTTAAACCGGCGGGGGTATTCCACCCACGTGGAATGCGCCGCCTGCGGCTGGGAATCCCGCTGTCCCCAATGCGCGGTGAGCCTCGTTCTCCATCGGGCCGGAACGGCGGGGCCCTCCCTGCGGTGCCACACCTGCCAGGTGGTCCAGCCCCTTCCGGAACACTGCCCGACCTGCGGGGGCGCGGTTTTGACTCCGTCGGGCCGCGGCACCCAGCGGGTGGCGGCGGACATCGCCACGCTGTTCCCCGCCGCTCGTTGCCTTCGCTGGGACCGCGACGCGGTGGCCGCGCGCCATGGACACGAACGGGTTTACCGGGACGTTTTGGAGGGTCGAGTGGACATCATCATCGGCACCCAAATGATCGCCCAGGGGCACGATTTTCCGAACGTGACGCTGGTGGGCGTTTTGGACGCGGACCGCTCGCTTTCCTTTCCGGACTTCCGCGCCGCGGAACGAACCTTCCAACTGTTGATGCAGGTGGCCGGACGGGCCGGGCGGGCCGGGCGGCCCGGCGAAGTCGTGATCCAGACCCGCCACCCGGACCACTACGCCCTCCGCGCGGTGGCCGAACGGGATTTCGACGCCTTTGCCAAGGAGGAAATCGAATACCGGCGGGAGGCCTCCTATCCTCCATTCACGCGAATGGCCCACGCGGTCGTCCGGGCGCGGACGGAGTCGGGCGCCGAAGAGGGCGCGGAGGCGCTCGTGCATTGGCTGGAGGCCGGTCCGCCTCCGAAAGGTTCCATGATTTTGGGCCCCGCCCCGGCTTTCCATCGAAAAAAAGCGGGCTGGGAACAGTGGCAGGTCGTTCTCAAAACACCGGCGGATCGCCTGGCCCCGCTTCTGTCCAGGGTGAACGCCTTCGTTCCCCCCGCCGGAACCAGCGTCGCCCTGGACGTGGACCCCGAAGGGATGGCCTAA
- a CDS encoding RluA family pseudouridine synthase yields MSEERSFVFAGRTERLDRFLTQTLAPLSRTRIQRLIEEGAVTVNDRPAPARRLLEPGERIHVRLPDFSALPAAAAESVPILYEDADLIVVDKPAGLVVHPAGPHRTDTLIQRLWPKLAVGWAQGGLRPATDRPGVVHRLDKGTSGVMVIAKTPAAAENISRQFAERTVQKTYWALVQGILTTPGRVRSLVGRSRHAPQKMSTESGRPSEMEYSVIKNFPKDPTPSTLLEVHPRTGRTHQIRVQLAALGHPLIGDTLYGGIPGPHPLLHAHQLAFRHPRTGKPLTFQAAPPENLSPFLGK; encoded by the coding sequence GTGAGCGAGGAACGATCCTTCGTCTTCGCGGGGCGGACGGAAAGGCTGGACCGATTCCTCACCCAAACCCTCGCACCCCTTTCCCGCACCAGAATCCAACGGTTGATCGAAGAAGGCGCCGTGACCGTGAACGACCGTCCGGCCCCCGCCCGACGCCTGTTGGAACCGGGGGAACGGATCCACGTCCGGCTCCCCGACTTTTCCGCTCTTCCGGCGGCCGCCGCCGAGAGCGTGCCGATCCTGTACGAAGACGCCGACCTGATCGTGGTGGACAAACCGGCCGGCCTGGTGGTCCACCCCGCGGGCCCCCACCGGACGGACACGCTGATCCAACGGCTGTGGCCGAAACTGGCCGTCGGCTGGGCCCAGGGCGGCCTTCGCCCCGCCACCGATCGGCCGGGTGTGGTCCACCGCTTGGACAAGGGCACCTCCGGCGTCATGGTCATCGCCAAAACGCCGGCCGCCGCGGAAAACATTTCCCGCCAATTCGCCGAACGCACCGTGCAAAAAACCTATTGGGCCTTGGTCCAGGGGATTCTCACCACCCCCGGCCGGGTCCGGTCCCTGGTGGGCCGCTCCCGCCACGCCCCGCAAAAAATGTCCACCGAAAGCGGCCGCCCGTCGGAAATGGAATACAGCGTCATCAAAAATTTCCCCAAGGACCCGACCCCCTCGACACTCCTCGAAGTCCACCCCCGCACGGGCCGAACCCACCAAATCCGCGTCCAGCTGGCGGCCCTGGGCCACCCGCTGATAGGGGATACGTTGTATGGAGGAATCCCCGGCCCCCACCCCCTTCTCCACGCCCACCAACTGGCGTTCCGCCACCCCCGCACCGGCAAACCCCTCACCTTCCAAGCCGCCCCCCCTGAGAACCTTTCACCCTTCCTCGGAAAATAA
- the lspA gene encoding signal peptidase II yields MAFRPWGAVLLGILLLDQASKILVEKLLPLGQSVTLLPFFALTHVQNTGAAFGLFPQSNGVFVGLTLAILGLLLKMHRELAAQGILARLGLALVWGGALGNLGDRLRRGAVTDFLDVYWKGWHWPAFNVADSAITVGVSFLLIQNFFAEKS; encoded by the coding sequence ATGGCCTTCCGCCCATGGGGGGCCGTCCTTCTGGGGATTCTTCTTCTGGACCAGGCGTCAAAGATTTTGGTGGAGAAACTCCTGCCCCTGGGACAATCCGTGACGCTCCTGCCTTTTTTCGCCTTGACCCATGTGCAAAACACCGGGGCCGCCTTTGGCCTTTTCCCCCAATCCAATGGGGTCTTCGTGGGTCTCACCCTGGCGATCCTGGGTCTTTTGCTTAAGATGCACCGGGAACTTGCCGCCCAGGGAATCTTGGCCCGCTTGGGGCTCGCCCTGGTGTGGGGAGGCGCCCTCGGAAACTTGGGGGACCGCCTTCGTCGGGGAGCCGTCACCGACTTTTTGGATGTTTATTGGAAAGGATGGCACTGGCCCGCCTTCAACGTGGCCGATTCCGCCATCACGGTGGGAGTGAGTTTTCTGCTGATTCAGAATTTTTTCGCCGAGAAATCCTAA
- the lgt gene encoding prolipoprotein diacylglyceryl transferase: MHPILFRWGPFALHTYGLFAALGFLAGYALATALARRRKVSPDIVGDALAPILVGGLLGARTFYVFFHLSEFSGAWLDAVKIWQGGLMWQGSFVGGVLAMALFLRRRNLPFLPMADLFAPAAALGQAVGRVGCLFAGCCYGRTCDLPWAVTFRHPESLAPTGMDLHPTQLYDSALNLCIATVLWGLSRRPWSDRGGRLAGLYLMMAGAARLLVEPFRADARGAGLWIFSATGLMALGLLTAGTALLFHLRPRGNP, from the coding sequence ATGCACCCGATCCTTTTCCGCTGGGGCCCCTTCGCCCTTCACACCTACGGCCTCTTCGCGGCCCTGGGATTTCTGGCGGGCTATGCCCTGGCCACCGCGCTGGCCCGCCGAAGAAAAGTGTCCCCGGACATCGTGGGCGACGCCCTGGCCCCCATCCTCGTGGGCGGCCTTCTGGGCGCCCGAACCTTCTACGTTTTTTTTCATCTCTCCGAATTTTCCGGCGCGTGGCTGGACGCGGTGAAAATTTGGCAGGGCGGTCTCATGTGGCAGGGGAGTTTCGTGGGGGGTGTTTTGGCCATGGCCCTCTTCCTCCGCCGTCGGAACCTCCCCTTTCTTCCCATGGCCGACCTTTTCGCCCCCGCCGCCGCCCTGGGCCAGGCGGTGGGCCGGGTGGGGTGCCTCTTCGCCGGATGTTGTTACGGCCGGACCTGCGATCTTCCCTGGGCCGTGACCTTCCGCCACCCCGAAAGCTTGGCCCCCACGGGGATGGATCTTCATCCCACCCAACTTTACGATTCGGCCCTCAACCTGTGCATCGCCACGGTTCTCTGGGGCCTTTCCCGCAGGCCCTGGTCGGACCGGGGCGGCCGGTTGGCCGGGCTTTACTTGATGATGGCCGGGGCGGCACGGCTCCTGGTGGAACCCTTCCGGGCGGACGCCCGGGGCGCCGGGCTTTGGATCTTTTCGGCCACCGGCCTCATGGCCCTGGGTCTCCTGACGGCGGGAACCGCGCTACTTTTCCACCTCCGCCCCCGGGGGAACCCGTGA
- the gmk gene encoding guanylate kinase, translating to MSSGILLVLSAPSGTGKSTLCQALADRRADVRLSVSCTTRPPRPSEAEGRDYFFVSEAEFQARIQRGDLLEWARVHGHFYGTPRGPIEGHRGKGLNVVMNIDTQGARSIKKAFPDSVLVFIAPPSWRVLEERLRGRNQDDEATIQRRLVNAREEMAQAPHYDYLVVNENVQAAVDELAAILSAEHRRVARLAKEPEGLTLFGPARS from the coding sequence ATGTCAAGCGGAATTTTACTTGTCCTTTCGGCTCCCTCGGGCACCGGGAAGTCCACGCTTTGCCAGGCGCTGGCGGACCGACGGGCCGATGTCCGGCTGTCGGTCTCCTGCACCACCAGACCGCCGCGCCCATCGGAAGCGGAAGGGCGGGATTATTTTTTCGTCTCGGAAGCGGAGTTCCAGGCTCGGATCCAGCGGGGGGACCTGCTGGAATGGGCCCGGGTGCACGGGCACTTTTACGGGACCCCGCGGGGGCCCATCGAGGGCCATCGGGGAAAGGGTCTGAACGTGGTGATGAACATCGACACCCAGGGCGCCCGGTCCATCAAAAAAGCCTTTCCGGACAGCGTTCTTGTTTTCATCGCGCCGCCGTCTTGGAGGGTTTTGGAAGAGCGTCTTCGAGGCCGTAATCAGGACGACGAGGCGACCATTCAGCGCCGCCTGGTGAACGCGCGGGAGGAGATGGCCCAAGCCCCGCACTACGATTACCTGGTCGTCAACGAGAATGTGCAAGCAGCGGTGGACGAACTCGCCGCCATTTTGAGCGCCGAACACCGCCGCGTCGCGCGCTTGGCAAAAGAACCGGAAGGTCTGACGTTGTTCGGACCGGCACGGTCCTGA
- a CDS encoding tetratricopeptide repeat protein — MILPLIFLATFVFYATALPPFLPDGIGGFWATASWTLQPMGPAVSPIPILLGKASFFLFPVGTPAFRMNVGGAFLGALSAAVALNLLARLRPRSQPGPALLELEEDHRWTTTLLAAGALWILSPPVFRAATGGLPGAVQLFFPILALERFLHWSQSPRPTRWSAALGAAIAGGLTLTLDLRWILFLPGLLALHRARPLAEAAAPKTAVPWKMLFQRVLPPVAALLAFAAAFLLPWVVLGSFQTATPEQLAQILPSLMGAGLFPSSVQTNAGVGVRESIYIWLQILAWAGTPIALWGARRAFKADRPRAAALSLLWIGGLLVSAFWPGTGSAFAMVGGLFLSLFLAWGIRETLARWEGVPIFIGLLLAGLLLTGHAFLSARPASPEIAAADIFRSLPRDSVLAWDQLGTAGAVTYAQKVEGLRRDIRLRPDPEGKNFDPSDTRPLYGESPSSLPNEGTTDFLPAGFVVQPMAVPLDDLPAPIARVSLGRVPLLLAEARPPAESLRVGHLRLGDAFARLAAPDQAEEEFLAAIAVDPNNGRTAAELGRLLLDYGDGRRAGAAFARALQDPPGSVDLLSAWASAKLLEGRVTEALDLLRQALRQEESNEGLRARVAELYEKLAQPREAAAHWQVLAQRQPRDKSLLWRLTQSWMMAGELVQAHHAAERYLKLDLSENEREDAVAFKNRLEESIARRLQEKP; from the coding sequence ATGATCCTCCCGTTGATCTTTTTGGCGACCTTTGTTTTTTACGCGACAGCCCTTCCGCCGTTTCTTCCCGACGGAATCGGCGGGTTCTGGGCCACGGCTTCCTGGACCCTCCAGCCCATGGGGCCGGCCGTCTCACCGATCCCTATTCTCCTCGGAAAAGCGTCCTTCTTCCTTTTCCCCGTCGGGACGCCCGCCTTTCGCATGAACGTGGGCGGCGCGTTCCTGGGCGCCCTTTCCGCCGCGGTGGCGCTGAATCTCCTGGCCCGCCTTCGGCCGCGATCCCAACCGGGTCCGGCGCTCCTGGAACTGGAGGAGGACCACCGCTGGACCACAACCCTCCTGGCGGCGGGAGCGCTCTGGATTCTCTCGCCGCCCGTCTTCCGGGCCGCCACGGGAGGGCTTCCGGGAGCGGTCCAACTGTTCTTTCCGATTCTCGCCCTCGAGCGATTTCTCCATTGGAGCCAGTCCCCCCGCCCGACCCGGTGGAGCGCGGCTCTCGGGGCCGCCATCGCCGGGGGGTTGACCCTGACTCTCGACCTGCGTTGGATCCTCTTTCTGCCCGGTCTCCTGGCCCTGCACCGGGCTCGGCCCTTGGCGGAAGCGGCCGCTCCCAAGACGGCGGTCCCATGGAAAATGCTTTTTCAACGCGTCCTGCCGCCCGTGGCGGCCCTCTTGGCTTTCGCCGCCGCGTTCCTGCTTCCCTGGGTGGTTTTGGGATCTTTCCAAACCGCGACGCCGGAACAACTGGCCCAAATCCTCCCTTCGCTGATGGGAGCGGGACTCTTTCCCTCGTCCGTCCAGACAAACGCCGGCGTCGGCGTCCGCGAATCGATTTACATTTGGCTTCAGATCCTGGCCTGGGCCGGGACCCCCATCGCCCTCTGGGGAGCCCGGCGAGCTTTCAAGGCCGACCGTCCCCGGGCGGCGGCCCTGAGCCTCCTTTGGATCGGGGGGCTCCTCGTTTCGGCTTTTTGGCCGGGGACGGGTTCGGCTTTTGCGATGGTGGGCGGGCTTTTCCTCTCCCTCTTTCTGGCCTGGGGAATCCGGGAGACCCTGGCCCGTTGGGAGGGAGTTCCCATTTTCATCGGCCTGCTTCTGGCTGGACTCCTCCTAACGGGGCATGCTTTTTTGTCGGCCCGCCCCGCTTCTCCGGAAATCGCCGCCGCGGACATTTTCCGTTCCCTCCCCCGGGACAGCGTTCTGGCCTGGGACCAACTCGGAACGGCGGGCGCGGTGACCTACGCGCAAAAAGTGGAGGGCCTTCGGCGTGACATCCGACTTCGGCCGGACCCGGAAGGAAAAAACTTCGACCCCTCGGACACCCGCCCCCTCTATGGGGAGTCCCCCTCTTCCCTTCCGAACGAAGGAACAACGGATTTCCTTCCCGCCGGGTTCGTGGTCCAGCCCATGGCCGTGCCACTGGACGACTTGCCTGCCCCTATCGCCCGCGTGTCCCTGGGTCGAGTGCCCTTGCTTTTGGCCGAGGCCCGACCCCCCGCCGAATCCCTTCGGGTCGGCCACCTCCGGCTGGGAGACGCCTTCGCGCGCCTGGCGGCGCCGGACCAAGCGGAAGAAGAATTTTTAGCCGCCATCGCCGTCGATCCGAACAACGGACGGACGGCGGCGGAACTCGGACGCTTGCTCTTGGATTACGGAGACGGCCGCCGGGCGGGCGCGGCCTTCGCCCGCGCGCTTCAGGACCCACCGGGATCCGTGGACCTTCTGTCGGCCTGGGCCTCCGCGAAACTATTGGAGGGACGCGTGACCGAAGCGCTGGATCTCCTGCGGCAGGCGCTCCGGCAAGAAGAGAGCAACGAGGGCCTTCGGGCTCGGGTGGCCGAACTCTACGAAAAGCTGGCCCAACCCCGGGAAGCGGCCGCCCACTGGCAGGTTTTGGCCCAACGGCAACCCCGGGACAAATCCCTTCTCTGGCGTCTCACCCAAAGCTGGATGATGGCCGGGGAACTGGTCCAGGCCCACCACGCCGCCGAACGCTATCTGAAGTTGGATTTGTCGGAAAATGAACGGGAGGACGCCGTCGCCTTTAAAAATAGGCTCGAAGAATCCATCGCCCGGCGCCTTCAAGAGAAACCATAA
- the ileS gene encoding isoleucine--tRNA ligase has protein sequence MKPKFNVQLPKTNFPMKADLPLREPETLARWEKQRLYQKIQEKNAAAPLSVLHDGPPYANGAIHMGHALNKVLKDIIVKYKSLRGFRSPYIPGWDCHGLPIEHQLMKEKGWDKRKVGRLPFRQEAARYAEHWIDIQRREFKRLGILGDWEHPYKTLTPEYEAGIARTFYDLLDKGYVVQDKKPVYWCPHCETALAEAEVEYEDKTSTSVFVKFPVVEWPSNEDAQKLARTHGKKVHVLIWTTTPWTLPANVALAFHPEGRYRIWESPKTHERYLVGDPGWNVLEEMFGGGKTDAVAVEGLALEGLVAKNPVNNNESQGLLAEFVSSSEGTGIVHIAPGHGEDDYLAGKAYGLAVLSPVDDRGRFTPEVLPNELAGKSVWDATPWIVEHLAKAQLLLKETKVTHSYPHCWRCKNPILFRAAQQWFLKVTDPFRTALIQSTNHVEWIPTYGQERILGMLKTRPDWCLSRQRFWGTPIPMFLCAACGEPLKDKGVFARVVEAFRAHGSGVWYEKDPSFFGVQTPCAKCGKTVFKKEEDILDVWFDSGVSWAAVLGQRPETKGVERKDILYLEGSDQHRGWFQTSLLPAVALTGEPPYAQVLTHGFVLDGQGRAMSKSLGNVIAPQELVQKYGADIVRLWVSVTDYREDVRLSQDILDRVIDTYRKIRNTLRFLLGNLGDFVPAQHALPAEKMEVLDLAALSALNKLIEQVTRHFDAQEFHLVTAALADQFCINTLSEYYLDVRKDVLYCDPPHAPRRRSAQTAFWHIARTLARALAPLLSFTAEETWRTLGEQGLLPKGDDPESVFLNLFPTELPLPPGKFFVMGDFLRAKRAVNEAVEKARQAGTVKAPNDASIRLRIHEGNVPLSSLPAEELASVLGVAQVVVEHTGTGDPVQVLGVDVAPGAKCPRCWIWRDLADGLCARCRDGEAAAPPRP, from the coding sequence ATGAAACCCAAATTCAACGTTCAGCTTCCCAAAACGAATTTCCCCATGAAAGCCGATCTCCCCCTGCGGGAACCGGAGACCTTGGCCCGCTGGGAGAAACAGCGCCTCTATCAGAAGATCCAGGAAAAAAACGCCGCCGCCCCCCTCTCCGTTTTGCACGACGGCCCCCCCTACGCCAACGGCGCCATCCATATGGGGCACGCCTTGAACAAGGTTTTAAAAGACATCATCGTCAAATATAAATCCCTCCGGGGGTTCCGCTCCCCCTACATCCCGGGGTGGGACTGCCACGGGCTCCCCATCGAGCACCAGCTCATGAAAGAGAAAGGGTGGGACAAACGAAAAGTCGGGCGCCTTCCCTTCCGCCAGGAAGCCGCCCGGTATGCCGAACATTGGATCGATATCCAACGACGGGAGTTCAAACGCTTGGGCATCCTGGGCGACTGGGAGCATCCCTACAAAACCCTCACGCCGGAATACGAGGCGGGCATCGCGCGCACCTTTTACGATCTCCTGGACAAGGGGTACGTGGTCCAAGACAAAAAACCCGTTTACTGGTGCCCCCACTGCGAGACCGCCCTGGCCGAGGCCGAGGTGGAATATGAGGACAAGACGTCCACCTCCGTTTTCGTGAAATTCCCCGTCGTCGAGTGGCCCTCCAACGAAGACGCCCAAAAATTGGCGCGGACCCACGGAAAAAAAGTTCACGTCCTGATCTGGACCACCACGCCCTGGACCCTTCCGGCCAACGTGGCCCTGGCCTTCCACCCCGAAGGCCGCTACCGAATTTGGGAATCGCCAAAAACCCACGAGCGTTACCTGGTCGGCGATCCGGGCTGGAACGTGCTGGAAGAAATGTTCGGCGGGGGGAAAACGGACGCGGTGGCCGTGGAGGGATTGGCGTTGGAAGGACTGGTCGCCAAGAACCCGGTCAACAACAACGAATCCCAGGGCCTCCTGGCGGAGTTCGTTTCTTCCTCGGAAGGCACCGGCATCGTGCACATCGCCCCCGGCCACGGGGAAGACGATTACCTGGCGGGAAAAGCCTACGGGTTGGCCGTGCTTTCCCCCGTGGATGATCGGGGACGATTCACGCCGGAGGTTCTCCCCAACGAGCTGGCCGGGAAATCCGTCTGGGACGCGACACCCTGGATCGTCGAACATCTGGCGAAAGCGCAACTCCTCCTTAAAGAAACCAAGGTCACCCACAGCTATCCGCACTGCTGGCGGTGCAAAAACCCGATCCTGTTCCGCGCGGCCCAGCAGTGGTTTTTGAAAGTCACCGACCCTTTCCGCACCGCCCTCATCCAAAGCACGAACCACGTGGAGTGGATCCCCACCTACGGCCAAGAACGAATCCTGGGCATGCTCAAGACCCGGCCCGATTGGTGCCTGTCCCGGCAACGGTTTTGGGGCACGCCGATCCCCATGTTCCTTTGCGCCGCCTGCGGCGAACCGTTAAAAGACAAAGGGGTTTTCGCCCGCGTGGTCGAGGCCTTCCGCGCCCACGGGAGCGGCGTATGGTATGAGAAAGACCCGTCTTTCTTCGGCGTCCAGACCCCTTGCGCCAAGTGCGGGAAAACGGTGTTCAAGAAAGAAGAGGACATTTTGGACGTCTGGTTCGACTCCGGGGTTTCCTGGGCGGCCGTGCTGGGGCAAAGGCCCGAGACCAAGGGCGTGGAGCGGAAAGATATTCTCTATTTGGAAGGGTCCGACCAGCACCGAGGCTGGTTTCAAACCTCCCTCCTTCCCGCCGTGGCTCTCACGGGCGAACCGCCCTACGCCCAGGTGCTCACCCACGGGTTCGTCCTAGACGGACAGGGACGAGCCATGTCCAAATCCCTCGGCAACGTCATCGCGCCCCAGGAGCTCGTGCAGAAATACGGGGCCGACATCGTCCGCCTTTGGGTTTCCGTCACGGATTACCGGGAGGACGTGCGGCTCTCCCAGGACATTTTGGACCGCGTCATCGACACCTATCGAAAGATCCGGAACACCTTGCGCTTCCTGCTGGGGAATTTGGGGGACTTCGTCCCCGCCCAACACGCCCTACCGGCGGAGAAAATGGAGGTGTTGGACCTGGCCGCGCTGTCCGCCTTGAACAAGTTGATCGAACAGGTCACCCGGCATTTCGACGCCCAGGAATTCCATCTGGTCACGGCCGCCCTGGCGGACCAGTTCTGCATCAACACCCTGTCCGAATACTATCTGGACGTTCGCAAAGACGTCCTCTATTGCGATCCCCCCCACGCTCCCCGACGGAGAAGCGCCCAAACGGCGTTCTGGCACATCGCCCGAACCCTGGCCCGGGCCCTGGCGCCCCTCCTTTCCTTCACCGCCGAGGAAACCTGGCGGACCCTGGGGGAACAGGGGCTCTTGCCAAAAGGGGACGACCCCGAAAGCGTTTTCCTGAACCTCTTCCCCACGGAACTCCCGCTCCCGCCCGGCAAGTTCTTCGTCATGGGGGATTTCCTCCGCGCCAAACGGGCGGTGAACGAAGCGGTGGAGAAAGCCCGCCAGGCCGGAACCGTGAAAGCCCCCAACGACGCCTCGATCCGCCTCCGGATTCACGAGGGGAACGTTCCTTTGAGCTCTCTCCCGGCGGAGGAGCTGGCATCCGTCTTGGGCGTCGCCCAGGTGGTCGTGGAACACACGGGCACGGGCGACCCCGTGCAGGTCCTGGGGGTGGACGTCGCCCCCGGAGCCAAGTGCCCCCGTTGCTGGATTTGGCGCGACCTGGCGGACGGCCTTTGCGCCCGCTGTCGCGACGGCGAAGCCGCCGCTCCCCCGCGCCCTTGA
- a CDS encoding uracil-DNA glycosylase, with the protein MKSNPREELADLAAGLRRAVARSRTRTLPGKKPAASIPVSATLALNPVSPIPKEPKAAEGEPLDRFKDDSSLSKAERLARLRDFIGDCRRCPLGASRIQLAFGVGNPDARVLFIGEGPGYAEDRKGEPFVGPAGQLLDKILAATELSRHPVDPPWKWVYIANMVKCHPMIDPSDNTKRSNDRPPTAEEMAVCSPFLMAQIRILRPLFIVALGATAGKALLKTEEAISKFRGKWFDFNVEGLSEPIRFLPTYHPAALLRNPALKKDVWEDMKNLKAALESAVRSKT; encoded by the coding sequence GTGAAAAGTAACCCGCGCGAAGAATTAGCTGATCTCGCGGCGGGACTTCGCCGGGCCGTGGCGCGATCAAGAACCCGCACCCTGCCGGGAAAAAAACCCGCGGCGTCCATCCCCGTGTCTGCCACCCTCGCGTTGAACCCGGTTTCCCCGATCCCGAAGGAACCCAAAGCGGCGGAGGGAGAACCCCTGGATCGGTTCAAAGACGATTCCTCGCTTTCCAAAGCGGAACGACTGGCGCGCCTGCGGGATTTCATCGGCGATTGCCGTCGCTGTCCTTTGGGCGCCTCCCGCATCCAACTGGCTTTCGGCGTCGGAAACCCCGACGCCCGGGTGCTTTTCATCGGCGAAGGCCCGGGTTACGCGGAGGACCGAAAGGGCGAACCCTTTGTGGGTCCGGCGGGCCAGCTCCTGGACAAAATCCTCGCGGCCACCGAGCTTTCCCGCCACCCCGTGGATCCCCCCTGGAAATGGGTCTACATCGCCAACATGGTTAAATGCCACCCCATGATCGATCCCTCGGACAACACGAAACGATCCAACGACCGCCCGCCGACGGCCGAAGAAATGGCCGTGTGCTCCCCGTTCCTCATGGCCCAAATCCGCATCCTCCGGCCGCTCTTCATCGTGGCCTTGGGCGCCACGGCGGGGAAAGCGCTCCTGAAAACCGAGGAGGCCATCTCTAAGTTCAGGGGGAAATGGTTCGATTTCAACGTCGAAGGCCTTTCCGAACCCATTCGATTTCTTCCGACGTACCATCCGGCGGCCCTTTTGCGAAACCCGGCGCTCAAGAAGGATGTGTGGGAAGACATGAAGAACCTGAAAGCGGCGCTGGAGAGCGCCGTTCGCTCCAAAACCTAG